A single genomic interval of Bradyrhizobium sp. CCBAU 53338 harbors:
- a CDS encoding LysR substrate-binding domain-containing protein translates to MQMTEAGLMLHRSASQILRDVELVRQEVMAEGKHLTGDVIIGATPSVIAMAGAELIRACRERLPRVRPRLLEGYSAYLQNWVLTGSIDVALVNGLQPDSPRLVSECLAVERLFAIGPPGMFAGDPVGLASLLEHALLLPSAQNPIRSLLDAGAAGLNLSVSTVLEIDSVTLLKDLVRQGLAPAVLPFGAVKYELETGVLSASPIVTPEIRSDLDLIYLADRPPTRVASEVIDMLLEILRQIVSKKEPNGFVEIRHRASVRRKAKT, encoded by the coding sequence ATGCAGATGACGGAAGCAGGCCTCATGCTGCACCGAAGCGCATCCCAAATCCTGCGCGACGTGGAGCTTGTTCGTCAGGAGGTCATGGCCGAAGGAAAACACCTGACCGGCGACGTGATTATCGGAGCCACGCCGTCGGTTATCGCCATGGCGGGAGCGGAGCTCATCAGGGCCTGTCGCGAACGTCTGCCTCGCGTTCGTCCGCGCTTACTTGAGGGATATAGCGCTTATTTGCAAAACTGGGTGCTGACCGGCTCGATCGATGTCGCATTAGTCAACGGCCTTCAGCCAGATAGCCCGCGCCTCGTCAGTGAGTGCCTTGCCGTCGAGCGGCTGTTCGCCATCGGGCCACCAGGGATGTTCGCTGGCGATCCGGTCGGCCTTGCGAGCCTCCTTGAACATGCTCTGCTGCTTCCGTCGGCTCAAAATCCGATCCGAAGTTTGCTGGATGCGGGCGCCGCTGGCCTCAATCTCTCCGTATCCACGGTGCTGGAGATCGATTCCGTTACCCTTCTGAAAGACCTCGTGCGACAGGGCCTTGCTCCCGCTGTCCTCCCCTTCGGCGCTGTCAAATACGAGCTCGAGACTGGCGTCTTGAGCGCCAGCCCCATTGTCACCCCCGAAATCAGAAGCGATCTGGACCTCATTTACCTTGCCGATCGTCCGCCAACGCGAGTGGCATCCGAGGTGATCGACATGCTTCTGGAAATCCTACGCCAGATCGTTTCCAAAAAGGAGCCGAATGGTTTCGTCGAGATCCGGCATCGCGCCAGCGTCCGCCGCAAGGCAAAGACGTAG
- a CDS encoding GntR family transcriptional regulator, whose amino-acid sequence MKVSKVQRVPAKAAPLRQQVASNLRTAIIDGRFQPGERLKEGELCAWTGVSRTAVREALRQLEAEGIVDNIPNQGPVVARVSPDEARQHYEVRGMLEGLTARTAAERISEREIKDLHRLKRDLDRAFKSGSVAKVLECKNQLDEFLMSVSANSVVKGFVSVIRARLSYLRPIVLSQPERLKENAVEVHAIIDAIITRKPQAAWQAAVNHVNMGARATLKVLEQLEVAAEHQAALDAEAALRAKRPRGRPRRDAAPNNPVGRVTM is encoded by the coding sequence GTGAAGGTTTCCAAAGTCCAGCGCGTACCGGCCAAGGCCGCACCGCTCCGGCAACAGGTCGCAAGCAATCTGCGCACCGCCATCATTGATGGCCGCTTTCAACCAGGCGAGCGGTTGAAGGAAGGCGAGCTGTGTGCATGGACCGGCGTCAGTAGGACTGCCGTCCGTGAAGCCCTGCGGCAACTGGAGGCCGAGGGCATCGTCGACAACATCCCCAATCAAGGACCCGTGGTGGCGCGGGTATCCCCCGACGAGGCGCGGCAACACTATGAAGTCAGGGGTATGCTGGAAGGGCTGACGGCAAGGACCGCCGCCGAGCGGATCTCTGAGCGCGAAATCAAGGACTTGCACCGGCTCAAACGAGATTTGGACCGCGCCTTCAAATCAGGTAGCGTTGCTAAGGTGCTCGAATGCAAGAATCAGCTCGACGAATTCCTGATGAGCGTTTCGGCCAACAGCGTCGTCAAGGGCTTCGTGAGCGTCATTCGCGCACGTCTCAGCTATCTTCGTCCCATTGTTCTGTCGCAGCCCGAACGCCTGAAGGAAAACGCTGTCGAGGTCCATGCGATAATCGACGCGATCATCACACGGAAGCCGCAGGCGGCGTGGCAGGCTGCCGTCAATCACGTCAACATGGGCGCGAGAGCAACCCTCAAGGTGCTGGAGCAGCTGGAGGTGGCGGCGGAACACCAGGCCGCGCTGGACGCGGAAGCCGCGCTTCGGGCGAAACGTCCGCGGGGACGGCCGCGCCGTGACGCGGCACCAAATAATCCGGTCGGTAGGGTGACGATGTAA
- a CDS encoding tripartite tricarboxylate transporter substrate binding protein, whose protein sequence is MGQLTRRAVLAGALATPFVARAEDWPAGQMKFIIPFPAGGTLDAIARLVQPGLQQRLGTTIIIENRPGAAGSIGAAAVAKSPPDGRTWLFVFDTHATNPVTQPSLPYNSETDLDPVMLVGTAPNIIACQPSRPYQTLAELIAASKAKQGGFAFASAGTASLGHLTMLLLAKRSGAQWSHVAYKGAAPAVNDAIAGHIDLIIAATTVLNSQIDAKLLRPLAQTGATRHPTLPDVPTLAESGFPDLVATPWWGLYAPGKTPKQIIARFNTEMRAVLKDASVTGRINAMGLTVAASDPDYMRNFYAEQAHIWGQVVRDNGLQAEGG, encoded by the coding sequence ATGGGACAACTGACACGACGTGCCGTGCTCGCCGGCGCACTCGCCACCCCCTTTGTTGCCAGGGCAGAGGACTGGCCTGCGGGTCAGATGAAGTTCATCATCCCGTTTCCTGCCGGCGGAACGCTGGACGCTATCGCCCGTCTGGTTCAGCCGGGTTTGCAGCAGAGACTGGGAACGACGATCATCATCGAAAACCGTCCGGGCGCAGCGGGCAGCATCGGCGCGGCGGCAGTGGCGAAGTCACCGCCAGATGGCCGCACGTGGCTGTTCGTATTCGATACTCACGCGACCAACCCGGTGACGCAGCCGAGCCTGCCATATAATTCCGAGACAGATCTGGATCCGGTCATGCTGGTCGGTACGGCGCCGAACATCATTGCCTGTCAGCCGTCACGCCCTTACCAGACTTTGGCTGAGTTGATCGCTGCGTCGAAAGCCAAGCAGGGCGGCTTCGCATTTGCGTCGGCTGGAACGGCGAGTCTTGGCCATCTCACGATGCTGCTGCTTGCCAAACGCTCCGGCGCGCAGTGGAGCCACGTTGCCTATAAGGGAGCAGCCCCCGCGGTGAACGACGCGATTGCGGGACATATTGACCTGATCATCGCAGCGACCACGGTGCTCAACAGCCAGATCGACGCCAAGTTGCTGCGCCCTCTCGCTCAGACCGGCGCAACACGCCACCCGACCCTTCCCGACGTACCGACGCTCGCCGAAAGCGGGTTTCCCGATCTCGTCGCGACGCCTTGGTGGGGACTGTATGCGCCCGGGAAGACGCCCAAACAGATCATCGCGCGTTTCAATACAGAGATGCGCGCGGTTCTGAAGGACGCCAGCGTGACGGGACGGATCAACGCGATGGGGCTGACGGTCGCTGCGAGCGATCCGGACTACATGCGCAACTTTTACGCGGAGCAGGCGCATATTTGGGGGCAGGTGGTTCGAGACAACGGTCTCCAGGCCGAGGGTGGATAG
- a CDS encoding amidohydrolase family protein translates to MRAASVVILAIAGLCLSGMPGQAQTKSVVLKGATLIDGAGGKPLPDSVLVIRDGRIAAVGSVTAVPVPSDADVVDLKGKSIIPGMISDHSHVGIVRGLKASPDNYNRDYILSQLRQWEAYGVTTITSLGLNAPEFYDLRADLHAGKAPGADIFGADRGIGVAMGAPPVAIVPVGPNQIYRPDTPDAAREAVREMAGRKTDLIKIWLDDFGKLLPVKVKPEVYTAAVDEAHKNALRVAFHINDLEDAQAALKAGADILAHGIRDKEIDPPTIELMKKNAAWYVPTLALDDSNFIFADKPQVSADPFVNRALDPAVKTQLEDPAWQQKVHDAPASERARKALAMNQKNLMTLYKAGIGIGFGSDSGVGLRFPGIAEHRELDLMVEAGLTPMQALTIATSGAAKLLKLDDRGVLLAGKLADLVVLDADPSADIANVHKISAVWHRGKPVAGPIATFAQR, encoded by the coding sequence ATGAGAGCCGCATCGGTCGTCATCTTGGCCATCGCGGGCCTGTGTCTATCGGGCATGCCGGGACAGGCGCAAACAAAGTCAGTCGTCCTGAAGGGAGCCACTCTGATCGACGGAGCGGGTGGAAAGCCGCTTCCCGATTCCGTCTTGGTCATTCGCGACGGACGCATCGCGGCCGTTGGGTCCGTAACGGCGGTGCCGGTGCCATCCGATGCCGATGTCGTTGACCTCAAGGGCAAGTCCATCATCCCCGGCATGATCTCGGATCATTCCCATGTGGGTATCGTCAGGGGCCTCAAGGCGAGTCCGGACAACTATAATCGCGACTACATCTTGTCCCAACTTCGACAGTGGGAGGCCTATGGCGTCACCACGATCACGTCGCTGGGCCTGAACGCACCTGAATTCTACGATCTGCGAGCGGATCTACATGCCGGCAAGGCGCCAGGGGCCGACATCTTTGGCGCCGACCGCGGCATTGGGGTTGCGATGGGAGCACCGCCCGTGGCGATCGTTCCCGTCGGCCCGAACCAGATCTATCGCCCGGATACGCCCGACGCAGCGCGCGAAGCGGTGAGGGAGATGGCGGGACGCAAGACCGACCTGATCAAGATCTGGCTTGACGACTTCGGCAAGCTGCTGCCAGTCAAAGTGAAGCCGGAGGTCTATACCGCCGCCGTCGACGAGGCCCACAAGAACGCGCTTCGGGTCGCCTTCCACATCAACGACCTCGAAGATGCTCAGGCCGCCCTGAAGGCCGGCGCTGACATTCTGGCGCACGGCATCCGTGACAAAGAGATCGATCCGCCGACGATCGAATTGATGAAGAAGAATGCCGCCTGGTACGTTCCCACCTTGGCGCTCGACGATTCAAATTTCATTTTTGCCGACAAGCCGCAGGTCTCGGCGGATCCGTTCGTGAACCGGGCACTGGATCCCGCCGTGAAGACGCAATTGGAGGATCCGGCTTGGCAGCAGAAGGTCCATGACGCACCAGCTTCCGAGCGCGCCCGCAAGGCGCTGGCGATGAACCAGAAGAACCTGATGACGCTTTACAAGGCAGGTATCGGCATCGGGTTCGGATCCGATTCCGGCGTGGGCCTGCGTTTCCCCGGCATTGCCGAACATCGTGAGCTCGATCTCATGGTTGAAGCCGGCCTCACGCCGATGCAGGCGCTGACCATCGCGACCAGCGGCGCGGCGAAGCTGCTCAAGCTGGATGACCGCGGTGTCCTGCTAGCTGGCAAGCTCGCCGATCTCGTCGTGCTCGACGCCGATCCATCGGCCGACATAGCCAACGTCCACAAGATCTCGGCGGTCTGGCACCGCGGAAAACCTGTTGCAGGGCCGATCGCAACGTTTGCGCAGCGATAA
- a CDS encoding aldehyde dehydrogenase translates to MKKYQMYIGGKWEDPASGEWFETMNPYTAEPWALIPRGNAEDAARAVQAAHRAMNVGPWPKLNATQRGALMRKLGDLIAANAERLAEIEVRDNGKLISEMRGQLNYIPQWYYYFGGLADKIQGSVIPIDKPNMFTYTKHEPVGVVVGIIPWNSPLMLVAWKLAPALAAGNTVVLKPSEFTSASLLEMMALVEEAGFPPGVINVVTGFGNEVGPALVEHPQVAKVAFTGSDATGQKIYKGAARGLKRVSLELGGKSPNIVFDDANLDNAVNGAIAGIFAAVGQACIAGSRMLVQESVHDAFVEKLLKAAATIKMGDPMQNETQVGPVANRPQFDKVLAYMEIGKKDGAHLALGGDRAHRPECGKGLFVEPTVFTGVKNSMRIAQEEVFGPILSVIPFRDEEEAVEIGNDILFGLAAGVWTQNMKRAHVMADRLKAGMVWVNTYRTVSYMAPFGGYKRSGLGRENGIEAINEYMQTKTVWMSSGDEPYPFVLR, encoded by the coding sequence GTGAAGAAGTACCAGATGTATATCGGTGGAAAGTGGGAGGATCCGGCCTCGGGCGAGTGGTTCGAGACCATGAATCCCTACACCGCCGAGCCATGGGCGTTGATCCCGCGCGGCAATGCCGAGGATGCCGCGCGCGCAGTCCAGGCGGCGCATCGGGCGATGAATGTGGGGCCGTGGCCCAAGCTGAATGCAACGCAGCGCGGCGCGCTGATGCGCAAGCTGGGGGACCTGATCGCGGCGAATGCAGAGCGGCTCGCCGAGATCGAAGTGAGGGACAACGGCAAGCTGATCAGCGAGATGCGAGGGCAGCTCAATTACATTCCGCAATGGTACTATTACTTCGGCGGCCTCGCGGACAAGATTCAGGGCTCGGTCATCCCGATCGACAAGCCCAACATGTTCACCTACACCAAGCACGAGCCGGTCGGCGTCGTCGTCGGTATCATCCCCTGGAATTCGCCGTTGATGCTGGTCGCCTGGAAGCTTGCGCCGGCGCTGGCGGCCGGAAATACCGTGGTGCTCAAGCCCTCGGAATTCACCTCCGCATCGCTCCTCGAGATGATGGCGCTGGTGGAGGAGGCGGGCTTCCCCCCTGGGGTCATCAACGTGGTTACCGGCTTTGGCAATGAGGTCGGGCCGGCGCTGGTCGAGCATCCTCAGGTCGCCAAGGTCGCGTTCACCGGCTCCGATGCCACCGGCCAGAAGATCTACAAGGGCGCTGCGCGCGGCCTGAAACGCGTCAGCCTGGAGCTGGGCGGCAAGTCGCCCAATATCGTGTTCGACGACGCCAATCTCGACAATGCGGTCAACGGCGCCATTGCCGGAATCTTCGCGGCCGTCGGGCAGGCGTGCATCGCCGGTTCGCGAATGCTGGTACAGGAATCTGTCCACGACGCCTTCGTCGAAAAGCTCCTGAAGGCGGCGGCCACGATCAAGATGGGCGATCCAATGCAGAACGAAACACAGGTCGGGCCGGTCGCCAACCGGCCGCAGTTCGACAAGGTCCTCGCCTATATGGAGATCGGCAAGAAGGATGGCGCGCATCTGGCACTCGGAGGCGATCGTGCCCATCGGCCGGAATGCGGCAAGGGTCTCTTCGTCGAGCCCACGGTCTTCACCGGCGTCAAGAACAGCATGAGGATCGCGCAGGAGGAGGTGTTCGGCCCGATCCTGTCCGTGATCCCATTTCGCGATGAGGAGGAAGCCGTCGAGATCGGCAACGACATCCTCTTTGGTCTGGCCGCAGGCGTCTGGACGCAGAACATGAAGCGCGCCCATGTCATGGCTGACCGGCTAAAGGCCGGCATGGTCTGGGTCAATACCTACCGCACGGTGAGCTACATGGCCCCGTTCGGCGGTTACAAGCGCAGCGGTCTCGGTCGCGAAAACGGCATCGAGGCCATCAACGAATACATGCAGACCAAGACCGTCTGGATGAGCAGCGGCGACGAGCCCTATCCGTTCGTGCTGCGATAA
- a CDS encoding thiamine pyrophosphate-binding protein produces the protein MTYFIDVAGRRTRAGRTRMTNNVATDITAALKHAGVENFFLLTGGDQPLWIALRDAGIRMVVARSEASAVYMADGYARASGRVAPAYGQAGPGAANVAAALADAVWAQSPVFALTGATATQALHMNEYQDLDQHVIFQPVTKWNGAVAAPEMTGSLVSQALHIAATPTCGPTHLDVPKNFFALPGDPQTANRLERSYSNAASKVRALGTEVATALDLLKRAERPVLFVGEGVRLAGAWAELALLSDLAGIPIVATAGGKPAILTSHPNFCGIVGRYSSVSANKLVAEADCALALGTRLGGLATNGYTLPSRKATVIQIDHDPASLINTYAPRLGVRADIKIFLTDLLDLVKQQNLRTSSAWLDRCRRDTDKWTANHREQLAASGGNTALSPLSVLDELSRYGSEITLVADTGYMAAWTGVLFPTLRYDAFFRAVGSLGWALPASLGVQIARSEKVVCITGDGGAGYHLADVETAVRYRLPVVIIVMNNSALAFEYHEKYRWKGNVVAEANDFGRVDFAAAGIALGARGARATNREEFVAAMAVAMKASNPFVIDVVIDKEAFPPVTNFDAVMERKL, from the coding sequence ATGACATACTTTATTGACGTTGCAGGTCGACGAACCCGCGCGGGGAGGACTAGAATGACAAACAACGTGGCCACCGACATCACCGCTGCGCTAAAGCATGCCGGTGTCGAGAACTTCTTCCTCCTCACCGGCGGCGACCAGCCGTTGTGGATCGCGCTTCGCGATGCCGGAATTCGAATGGTGGTCGCACGCAGCGAGGCCAGCGCGGTCTACATGGCGGACGGTTATGCCCGCGCCAGCGGCCGCGTCGCGCCGGCCTATGGGCAGGCCGGGCCCGGCGCCGCCAACGTCGCGGCCGCACTGGCAGATGCCGTCTGGGCCCAATCGCCGGTATTCGCGCTGACAGGAGCGACCGCGACGCAAGCCCTGCACATGAACGAGTATCAGGACCTCGACCAACATGTCATTTTCCAGCCCGTCACGAAGTGGAACGGTGCCGTCGCCGCTCCTGAGATGACTGGGAGTCTCGTCTCGCAGGCGCTTCACATCGCGGCGACACCGACATGCGGACCCACCCATCTCGACGTGCCGAAGAATTTCTTCGCGCTGCCCGGGGACCCGCAAACCGCGAACCGGCTAGAACGTTCCTACTCAAATGCCGCCAGCAAGGTGCGTGCGCTCGGCACCGAGGTTGCTACGGCGCTCGACCTCCTCAAGCGCGCGGAGCGCCCGGTTCTGTTTGTCGGCGAGGGCGTGCGGCTTGCCGGCGCGTGGGCCGAACTGGCACTGCTGTCGGACCTTGCGGGCATCCCGATCGTTGCCACGGCTGGCGGCAAGCCGGCCATTCTGACGTCACACCCGAATTTCTGCGGCATCGTCGGACGCTATTCCTCGGTGAGCGCCAACAAGCTCGTGGCAGAGGCCGATTGCGCCCTCGCTCTCGGGACCCGATTGGGCGGACTGGCAACCAACGGCTACACTTTGCCGAGCCGCAAGGCGACCGTGATCCAGATCGACCATGATCCGGCTTCCCTCATTAACACCTACGCGCCACGCCTCGGTGTCCGCGCCGACATCAAGATCTTCCTCACCGACCTACTTGACCTCGTTAAACAGCAGAATTTGCGGACATCGTCCGCCTGGCTGGACCGCTGCCGCCGCGATACTGATAAATGGACAGCTAATCACCGCGAACAACTCGCTGCGTCAGGTGGCAACACGGCCCTCTCCCCGCTTTCGGTGCTCGACGAGCTCTCCCGCTATGGCAGCGAGATCACGCTGGTCGCAGACACAGGTTACATGGCTGCCTGGACCGGCGTGCTGTTCCCGACGCTGCGTTACGACGCCTTCTTCCGCGCAGTCGGATCGCTCGGCTGGGCGCTCCCCGCCTCGCTCGGCGTCCAGATCGCGCGATCGGAGAAGGTGGTATGCATTACCGGCGACGGCGGCGCCGGCTATCACCTGGCTGATGTCGAGACGGCGGTTCGCTACAGGCTGCCGGTCGTGATCATCGTCATGAACAACAGCGCGCTCGCCTTCGAATATCACGAGAAATATCGCTGGAAGGGAAATGTGGTTGCGGAAGCGAACGATTTCGGGCGCGTCGACTTCGCCGCGGCCGGAATCGCGCTGGGTGCAAGGGGCGCACGCGCCACCAATCGCGAGGAATTTGTGGCAGCCATGGCGGTCGCAATGAAGGCATCCAATCCGTTCGTGATCGACGTCGTCATCGACAAGGAAGCCTTTCCGCCCGTCACCAATTTCGATGCCGTGATGGAACGGAAGCTCTAG
- a CDS encoding TRAP transporter substrate-binding protein, with amino-acid sequence MKTRRAIVGVAAVGLLPLTAPSVVRAQKATIRWRLASSYPKNLDTIHGIAVRLAKHVEEMTDGGFQIQVFGPGEIVPGLQVLDAVQSETVEIGHTASIYYSGKNKAFAIDTGLPFGMTPRQHLSWMYRGGGLELFREFFKSYGVVNFPGGSTGVQMGGWFRREVNTLNDLKGLKMRIPGIAGDVVARLGVVPQNIAGGDTYAALERGTIDAVEWVGPYDDEKLGFNKVAKYYYYPGWWDCTGQLAFYVGAKAWSALPAHYQRAFEVAAAEASWDMLSHYDASNMAPLRRLIANGTELRPFSREIMEGGYRAAFSLYAEETEKNAEFRKIYSEWLKFREDIVTWFRVAEASFESNLYSLYKT; translated from the coding sequence ATGAAGACCCGTCGAGCTATTGTTGGAGTTGCCGCGGTCGGCCTGTTGCCGCTGACCGCCCCCTCTGTCGTCCGAGCGCAAAAGGCCACGATCCGCTGGCGCCTGGCGTCCAGCTATCCCAAGAACCTCGACACCATTCACGGTATCGCCGTTCGCCTTGCCAAGCACGTCGAGGAGATGACGGATGGCGGCTTCCAGATTCAGGTGTTCGGCCCCGGGGAAATCGTGCCAGGCCTGCAGGTACTCGATGCCGTGCAGAGCGAAACGGTCGAGATAGGACACACGGCATCGATCTACTACAGCGGCAAGAACAAGGCGTTTGCGATCGACACCGGGCTGCCGTTCGGAATGACGCCACGCCAGCATCTGTCGTGGATGTATCGCGGCGGCGGGCTCGAACTGTTCAGGGAGTTCTTCAAGTCCTACGGCGTCGTGAACTTTCCCGGCGGCAGCACGGGCGTGCAGATGGGCGGTTGGTTTCGCCGCGAGGTCAATACGCTCAATGATCTGAAGGGCCTCAAGATGCGCATCCCCGGCATTGCGGGCGACGTGGTCGCACGCCTCGGCGTCGTTCCTCAGAACATTGCCGGCGGCGACACCTATGCTGCACTAGAAAGAGGCACGATTGACGCGGTCGAATGGGTCGGCCCCTACGATGACGAGAAGCTGGGCTTCAACAAAGTCGCAAAATATTACTATTACCCGGGCTGGTGGGATTGCACGGGGCAGTTGGCCTTCTATGTAGGAGCGAAGGCTTGGTCGGCCTTGCCTGCTCATTATCAGCGGGCATTCGAGGTGGCCGCCGCGGAGGCCTCCTGGGACATGCTGTCGCATTACGACGCCAGCAACATGGCGCCGCTGCGTCGGCTGATCGCAAACGGCACCGAGCTCAGGCCATTCTCGCGCGAGATCATGGAGGGCGGCTATCGCGCGGCATTCTCGCTCTACGCCGAAGAGACGGAGAAGAATGCCGAGTTTCGCAAGATCTACAGCGAATGGCTGAAGTTTCGTGAGGACATCGTGACCTGGTTCAGGGTCGCAGAAGCGAGCTTCGAATCCAATCTGTATAGCTTGTACAAGACGTGA
- a CDS encoding SEL1-like repeat protein — MKNARPLIGTLFLTLWTIGNVFGAELSENGRSFARRHVSAAGGAIEACRSARAAAVLGFRHEHGFNVPQSYEIAAAYYHTAAACGDPTGQYLFGLSYDKGHGVAQDGVLAYMWLNLAAAHAPQLRRPYYLRTRDAVANNLTPAQLSQAQWLAIQWRPGTAP, encoded by the coding sequence ATGAAGAATGCACGCCCCCTGATCGGAACTTTGTTCCTCACACTGTGGACTATCGGCAACGTGTTCGGCGCCGAACTCTCCGAAAACGGGCGCTCATTCGCGCGGCGACATGTTTCGGCGGCGGGCGGTGCGATTGAAGCATGCCGGTCCGCTCGAGCCGCAGCTGTCTTGGGCTTCAGGCACGAACATGGCTTCAATGTCCCGCAGTCCTACGAGATAGCCGCGGCGTATTACCACACGGCAGCCGCATGCGGTGATCCGACAGGCCAATATTTGTTCGGCCTCTCCTACGATAAGGGGCATGGCGTTGCGCAGGATGGCGTTCTTGCGTACATGTGGCTGAATTTGGCTGCCGCCCACGCTCCTCAGCTACGGCGCCCGTATTACCTTCGAACAAGAGACGCGGTAGCCAATAATCTCACGCCTGCACAACTCAGCCAAGCTCAATGGCTAGCCATTCAATGGCGGCCCGGAACGGCACCTTAA
- a CDS encoding A24 family peptidase: MPERLSRCSQKFLTFRAPTHVTVTAAFVLCAVCMATSVAADPSSAGLLGAAFSAVAIAIAVIDARLFVIPDELTILALVLGLANVFVQPPDWMVPTLATAASRGAALAAMFWLLRIAYRSVRLRDGIGLGDVKLAGVAGVWLDWNLIPIAIEVAAGSALIACGIAALLRRDSIQAITRLPFGLFFAPAIWVTWLIWKVW; the protein is encoded by the coding sequence ATGCCGGAACGCCTCTCGCGTTGCTCGCAAAAGTTTCTCACGTTCCGAGCACCGACCCACGTCACGGTCACGGCGGCATTCGTCCTCTGCGCCGTCTGCATGGCGACGAGCGTCGCAGCGGATCCGAGCTCCGCAGGCCTCCTCGGGGCGGCATTCTCCGCCGTTGCCATCGCAATCGCCGTTATAGATGCGCGACTCTTCGTAATACCAGACGAACTGACCATCCTGGCGCTTGTACTCGGATTGGCAAACGTGTTCGTGCAACCTCCAGACTGGATGGTGCCGACGCTCGCGACGGCAGCATCGCGCGGAGCGGCATTAGCCGCGATGTTCTGGCTATTGCGCATCGCCTACAGGTCCGTCCGTCTGCGCGACGGCATCGGGTTGGGGGACGTCAAACTCGCCGGCGTTGCTGGAGTCTGGCTCGATTGGAATCTGATTCCAATCGCAATCGAGGTCGCGGCCGGATCAGCTTTAATCGCCTGCGGAATTGCGGCGCTTCTCCGTCGCGACAGCATCCAAGCCATCACCCGGCTGCCGTTCGGTCTGTTCTTCGCGCCAGCCATTTGGGTCACATGGCTGATATGGAAGGTCTGGTGA